A portion of the Sphingobacterium spiritivorum genome contains these proteins:
- a CDS encoding NAD-dependent epimerase/dehydratase family protein has protein sequence MKIVIVGGSGFVGTQLIDLLVETTAYELVNIDKQESKKHADITYVGNVLNRTLLCNRLSGADLVILLAAEHRDDVTPVSLYYDVNVQGMKNILDAMQANGIKRILFTSSVAIYGLDKNNPDESFDAAPFNHYGKSKWAAEQVLQEWYTSHKDWNINIIRPTVIFGEGNRGNVYHLLHQIATGKFRMIGKGNNQKSMSYIGNVIAFIRFLAEEKKQGYNVYNYVDKPDFTTQDLVYHTGRILNKNIPATHIPYWLGMLGGYGFDVLAWVTRRKLTISSVRVRKFCAVTQYDSSKAMSSGFVPPYTMEEGLKRMLDEEFEKY, from the coding sequence ATGAAAATAGTTATAGTTGGAGGTTCCGGTTTTGTAGGAACACAATTGATCGATCTTTTAGTAGAAACTACGGCTTACGAACTTGTCAATATTGATAAGCAGGAGAGTAAAAAACATGCGGATATCACGTATGTAGGAAATGTGCTTAACCGGACTTTACTCTGCAACCGTTTGTCAGGAGCAGACCTGGTGATCTTACTGGCAGCCGAGCACCGGGATGATGTTACGCCTGTTTCGTTGTATTATGATGTGAATGTCCAGGGGATGAAGAATATTTTGGATGCGATGCAGGCTAATGGAATTAAACGTATCCTTTTTACCAGTTCTGTAGCCATATACGGGCTGGACAAAAATAATCCGGATGAGTCTTTTGATGCAGCTCCTTTTAATCATTACGGAAAGAGCAAGTGGGCGGCAGAGCAGGTCTTGCAGGAGTGGTACACATCGCATAAGGACTGGAATATAAATATTATACGTCCTACAGTAATTTTCGGAGAAGGAAACCGGGGCAACGTGTATCATCTGTTGCATCAGATTGCTACCGGAAAATTCAGGATGATAGGGAAGGGGAACAATCAGAAGTCTATGTCCTACATCGGAAATGTTATAGCCTTTATCCGATTTCTGGCAGAGGAGAAAAAGCAGGGCTATAATGTCTATAACTATGTCGATAAGCCGGACTTTACAACGCAGGATCTGGTATACCATACAGGCCGTATTCTGAATAAAAATATTCCAGCTACACATATTCCTTACTGGTTGGGCATGTTGGGAGGATATGGTTTCGATGTATTGGCCTGGGTGACCCGTAGAAAGCTTACTATCAGCTCGGTACGTGTGCGGAAGTTTTGTGCTGTTACCCAATATGATTCCTCCAAGGCGATGTCATCTGGTTTTGTACCGCCATATACGATGGAAGAGGGATTGAAAAGAATGTTGGATGAAGAGTTTGAAAAATACTAA
- a CDS encoding glycosyltransferase, which translates to MREEGLQVSLIVPVYNAGETLERCLDSILHQSYVSFELILVNDGSKDNSADICLKYSEKDDRIRVIHQANGGVSRARNTGLDIATGSYVTFIDSDDKIEAEYLKELMKWRDSDLVLCSSATFPDNRKTIFSDAVYNSVDDIARCLSSTVISGFTYPWGKLYRNSIIKREQLRFDCDLFSGEDTLFNNKYLLYIHSITLSSYEGYIYTQGRTGQLSGRAVTSGYLLAASTQINATYSALENKYHVDLKFAKSDLIQFYLHRYISSLYNEGITSMAGKLKDICEHGLVHETFYENYRSRKGKVQLMFDFLARSKYYYLLAVFNKTVGRFFF; encoded by the coding sequence ATGAGAGAAGAAGGACTGCAAGTTTCTTTAATAGTACCTGTATATAATGCCGGGGAAACGCTGGAACGATGTCTGGATTCGATCCTCCATCAATCTTATGTCAGTTTTGAGCTGATTTTGGTTAATGATGGTTCCAAAGATAACTCAGCAGATATCTGTTTAAAATATTCGGAAAAGGATGATCGTATTCGCGTTATACATCAGGCAAACGGAGGAGTAAGCCGGGCAAGAAATACAGGCTTGGATATCGCAACAGGTTCCTATGTTACTTTTATAGATTCGGATGATAAAATTGAAGCCGAATATCTGAAAGAGTTAATGAAATGGAGAGATTCAGATCTGGTCTTGTGTTCTTCAGCAACGTTTCCGGATAACCGTAAAACTATATTTTCCGATGCTGTCTACAACTCTGTAGATGATATTGCCCGATGTCTGAGTAGCACTGTTATTTCAGGATTTACCTATCCCTGGGGAAAGTTGTACCGCAATAGTATTATCAAACGGGAGCAGTTAAGATTTGATTGTGATCTTTTTAGCGGAGAGGATACGCTGTTTAATAATAAATATCTGTTGTATATCCACTCGATAACACTCTCTTCTTATGAAGGTTATATCTATACACAAGGACGAACAGGCCAGTTGTCGGGAAGGGCGGTTACTTCGGGTTATCTGCTTGCCGCATCGACACAAATAAATGCTACCTATTCGGCATTAGAGAATAAGTATCATGTGGATTTAAAATTTGCAAAGTCGGATTTGATTCAATTTTATCTGCACCGCTATATTTCTTCTTTATATAATGAAGGGATCACAAGTATGGCCGGCAAGCTTAAAGATATATGTGAACATGGTCTTGTTCATGAAACATTTTATGAGAATTACCGGAGCCGCAAAGGTAAAGTGCAGCTTATGTTTGACTTTCTGGCGAGGTCAAAATATTATTATTTACTAGCAGTTTTCAACAAGACCGTAGGTCGCTTCTTTTTTTGA
- a CDS encoding lipopolysaccharide biosynthesis protein → MDKRQFFINLISNLLSAFTGVGVSFFLTPYIVETLGKDAYGFFPLSSNFVMYTGIITTALNSMAARFITMSLEKKDVQKVNVYFNSVLFGNFIISGLFMLISIVFCLLIDVALDIPVPLVSDVRLLFILVFLSLIINVSSSVFSIAAFALNRLDKIAFYNFVINILKLLVTVILFYFFTPRIYFLGVVVLINAVYFFYVNYRSTRRLLPEVRISLSLFSWPAVFLLVGSGIWNSVMSLSNVINTQLDLLVANRFFNASGMGLLSLTKFVPTAIQLLLGIVVPVFLPELIKAYAAKDEIKFKSILSFSFKAVFLIVLVPLAVFFVYGEEFFHLWLPGQDYRTLYYISILTLIPVVINCTIDTIYHVFVITNKLRMASFWGIFISIVNLILVIILCRYSHLGIYSIPLASLITGVLSHVTFTPLYASYCLGESRWYFLLRIANGLWGFVWLVALTYLWKYLNVIAINSWLSFVANVSLIGGVLFIVSLFMKFDKDKLVLIFQKFKERFSL, encoded by the coding sequence ATGGATAAACGGCAGTTTTTTATTAATCTGATATCAAATTTATTAAGTGCATTTACAGGAGTAGGTGTTTCTTTTTTTCTAACCCCTTATATCGTTGAAACATTAGGTAAAGATGCTTATGGTTTTTTTCCGTTGTCCAGTAATTTCGTAATGTATACTGGCATTATAACTACAGCATTAAACTCTATGGCCGCCAGATTTATAACAATGAGTCTGGAGAAAAAAGATGTGCAGAAAGTGAACGTCTATTTTAATTCCGTACTGTTTGGGAATTTTATTATTTCAGGCCTTTTCATGCTGATCAGTATTGTTTTCTGTCTTCTTATTGACGTTGCTCTAGATATCCCGGTTCCTTTAGTCTCTGATGTACGGCTACTGTTTATCCTGGTCTTTTTGAGTCTGATTATAAATGTTTCCAGTTCTGTTTTTTCTATAGCTGCGTTTGCTTTGAATCGGCTGGATAAGATCGCTTTTTACAATTTTGTGATCAATATTCTGAAATTATTGGTTACAGTAATTTTATTCTATTTTTTCACTCCGCGGATCTACTTTTTAGGGGTTGTTGTTCTAATCAATGCAGTCTACTTTTTTTATGTTAACTATCGGAGCACCAGAAGATTGTTGCCCGAAGTGCGTATCAGTTTAAGTTTGTTTTCCTGGCCGGCTGTATTTCTGCTGGTTGGTTCCGGGATATGGAATTCGGTTATGAGTTTGTCGAATGTTATTAACACACAATTGGATCTGCTGGTAGCCAACCGTTTTTTTAATGCATCTGGAATGGGACTGTTGTCGCTGACAAAATTTGTTCCTACAGCCATTCAACTTCTTCTGGGGATTGTTGTTCCTGTCTTTCTTCCCGAACTTATTAAAGCATATGCGGCTAAAGATGAGATTAAGTTTAAATCCATTTTATCTTTTTCTTTTAAAGCGGTCTTTCTGATTGTACTGGTTCCGCTGGCTGTATTCTTTGTTTATGGAGAAGAGTTTTTTCATCTCTGGCTTCCCGGACAAGATTATCGTACGCTTTACTATATTTCTATACTAACCTTAATTCCGGTGGTTATCAACTGCACTATTGATACGATTTATCATGTATTTGTAATTACCAACAAGCTGAGAATGGCCTCCTTTTGGGGCATCTTTATCTCCATTGTTAACCTGATCCTTGTTATAATCTTATGTCGCTACAGCCATTTAGGTATTTATTCCATTCCTTTAGCATCCTTGATCACTGGGGTATTGAGCCACGTTACTTTTACCCCTTTATATGCTTCTTACTGTCTTGGAGAAAGCCGCTGGTATTTTCTGCTCCGGATAGCAAATGGTTTATGGGGATTTGTATGGCTTGTGGCCCTTACTTATCTGTGGAAGTATTTAAATGTTATCGCTATAAACTCCTGGCTGAGTTTTGTTGCGAACGTATCTTTAATCGGCGGCGTTCTGTTTATCGTGAGCTTGTTTATGAAATTTGACAAGGATAAGTTGGTTTTGATTTTTCAAAAGTTTAAAGAGCGTTTTAGTTTATGA